The following proteins are co-located in the Pelagicoccus sp. SDUM812003 genome:
- a CDS encoding AraC family transcriptional regulator encodes MTEIARRQDGFSGQVHLMVPEAQQQRMATHPLLAGLHVTHAGFFPRAEGHFISRPEGCSDHVLIVCLRGSGWAEAGGRRQQLARGDIVGLRAKHEHLYGATQNDPWSIAWVHFTGKEADAWLEHATGRRTPLASCHTSADRLDSLGLDRIHSSLAAGYGLPELLDAAAALRTCLTSISRRRAQSSTALSAQERVSASIELVRKHWMQSHNLAELAASAGVSVTHYTAIFRRLTGFPPIDFLIRQRIQHAADLLATTSNPISDIASECGFNDPYYFSRSFSRIMGSSPRGYRQTHRSASGEPFSKPA; translated from the coding sequence ATGACTGAGATCGCGCGGCGACAGGACGGATTCTCGGGCCAGGTCCATCTGATGGTTCCGGAAGCCCAACAGCAGCGCATGGCCACGCACCCGCTGCTGGCGGGACTGCACGTGACGCACGCGGGCTTCTTTCCTCGGGCGGAAGGACATTTCATCAGTCGTCCCGAGGGCTGCTCAGACCATGTTCTGATCGTCTGCCTGCGAGGCTCAGGCTGGGCGGAAGCTGGCGGGCGACGCCAGCAACTCGCCCGCGGCGATATCGTGGGACTGCGAGCAAAGCACGAGCATCTCTACGGCGCCACCCAAAATGACCCTTGGTCGATCGCCTGGGTGCACTTCACTGGGAAGGAGGCGGACGCCTGGCTGGAACACGCCACCGGCCGACGAACCCCATTAGCGAGTTGCCATACGTCCGCCGATCGGCTGGATTCCCTTGGTTTGGATCGAATTCACTCTTCGCTTGCTGCTGGCTACGGCTTGCCCGAACTGCTCGACGCGGCGGCAGCCTTGAGGACTTGTCTGACCTCCATATCCCGTCGTCGCGCTCAGAGCAGCACCGCCCTTTCCGCTCAAGAGCGTGTGAGCGCCTCGATCGAGCTTGTCCGCAAACACTGGATGCAGTCGCACAACCTTGCCGAGCTTGCGGCGAGCGCCGGTGTATCCGTAACGCATTACACAGCGATCTTTCGTCGCCTGACGGGATTTCCCCCGATCGATTTCCTGATCCGTCAGCGTATCCAACATGCCGCGGACCTGCTGGCGACCACGTCGAACCCGATCTCTGATATCGCCAGCGAATGCGGCTTCAACGATCCCTACTACTTCAGCCGCAGCTTCTCGCGAATCATGGGATCGTCGCCTCGAGGCTACCGCCAAACCCATCGATCCGCTAGCGGCGAGCCATTCAGCAAGCCCGCCTAA
- a CDS encoding substrate-binding domain-containing protein yields the protein MPIKLNNASKRKRVLLAMYWWEERVFDGVARFATENNWILDSRMRWTHTDQFITPWRGDGIIANPGFTRPLKNLVSLIHDSGLPCVGLQKFGDYGSGARVVNDHRKVGEEGARHLISREFRNLAYVKCADNALERERLEGFKKIVLESDLRFYEVSCSELKNQLSQLPKPIGLMAANDFNAHDAMTVCIEAGYTIPHEIAIVGADDSKAFCEHTEIPLSSVRCRFEEQGYQAAVILDRLMRGEAPPETEYAIGTDGVTERKSTDTIAVEDELTRRTLAIIRERYRERLKVKDIAEMVGISPRSLQISFRDRLGFTMSSEIARLRTDFAKHLLLNTDQKVDTVAYECGFSGRHHFIRSFTREVGMTPTEFRKSANQSENS from the coding sequence ATGCCGATCAAACTCAACAACGCCTCGAAACGGAAACGTGTCCTCCTCGCGATGTACTGGTGGGAGGAGCGGGTTTTCGATGGCGTGGCGAGGTTTGCGACAGAAAACAATTGGATCTTGGATAGTCGTATGCGTTGGACCCATACAGACCAATTCATCACGCCGTGGCGAGGCGACGGCATCATCGCAAACCCCGGGTTCACCCGCCCTCTTAAAAACCTCGTCTCCCTCATTCACGATTCGGGCTTACCATGCGTTGGATTGCAGAAATTTGGCGACTACGGTAGCGGCGCAAGAGTAGTCAACGACCACCGCAAAGTAGGCGAAGAAGGCGCTCGCCATCTTATCTCGCGTGAGTTTCGAAATCTCGCGTATGTGAAATGCGCTGACAACGCCTTGGAGCGCGAACGACTCGAAGGCTTCAAAAAGATCGTCCTCGAGTCGGACCTACGCTTTTACGAAGTCTCCTGCTCCGAGCTAAAGAATCAACTAAGCCAGCTGCCGAAACCGATCGGGCTGATGGCGGCAAACGATTTCAATGCCCACGACGCCATGACGGTCTGCATCGAAGCAGGTTACACGATTCCCCACGAAATCGCCATCGTTGGTGCGGACGATTCCAAAGCCTTCTGCGAGCACACCGAGATCCCGCTTTCCAGCGTACGCTGCAGATTCGAAGAGCAAGGCTACCAAGCCGCGGTGATCCTCGATCGACTCATGCGCGGAGAAGCGCCTCCAGAAACAGAATACGCCATCGGAACGGATGGCGTCACCGAACGCAAATCCACCGACACTATAGCCGTCGAAGATGAGCTAACCCGCAGGACGCTAGCGATCATCCGAGAACGCTACCGGGAACGCCTCAAGGTGAAGGACATCGCCGAGATGGTGGGCATCTCCCCAAGAAGCCTTCAGATCTCATTCCGAGATCGGCTCGGCTTCACCATGTCTTCAGAGATCGCCCGCCTGCGAACGGACTTCGCCAAGCACTTGCTGTTAAACACCGACCAAAAAGTCGACACGGTCGCCTACGAATGCGGCTTCTCCGGTAGACACCACTTCATTCGCTCCTTCACGCGCGAAGTTGGCATGACGCCTACCGAGTTCCGCAAGAGCGCGAATCAAAGCGAGAATTCGTAA
- a CDS encoding sugar-binding domain-containing protein has product MGNGHYLCRASLCLFVFLCVGALEGADQRLALNFNADWRMGVGEHQGAEQVDFDDSQFEAVTLPRAWNEDDAFHLDIHNHRTGVAWYRKDFVLPERMKEGKVYIEFEGARQLAEVWVNGERVGANENGVMAFGFDLTRFVRPAPEKNVIAVRTDNAWDYKEFVSGQGFQWADQNFNANYGGLVKNVKLHLTGILHQTLPLYSSLGYTGVYVYPSDIDLENKTAMVNVESEVVFEPRRDQPFEFEIEIRDREGKTISLFSGGEFVAPQRGRIVAKACKEVEGLEFWSWGYGYLYEVITRLKVDDVVVDEVSTTTGFRKLEFRDGIVWLNGRALHIKGYAQRTSNEWPALGLSVPPWLSDYSNGLMVDNGANMVRWMHVTPWKQDVESCDRVGLLQMLPAGDSERDAVGRKWLQRVELMRDAVVYNRNNPSVAVYEGGNKGISEEHMRELKAIRDQFDPHGMRAMGSREMLGSKEAEYGGEMLYINKSADIPLWQNEYSRDEGLRKYWDEYSPPYHKDGDGPDYRGRPARSYNRNQDSHAIENVVRWHEFWRERPGTGRRVNAGGLNIIFSDTNTHYRGAENYRRSGEVDPMRIPKDGFFAHQVMWSGWVDPAKPDAYILGHWNYQEGTVKDVYVVSNTDAVELLVNGKSLGMGEQSHRFLFTFRDVAWEHGTIEAVGRNAVGETVCSASHQTVGEPAALQLTLIGPDGELRADGADVFLAQVEVVDRDGRRNPIALNEVEFELEGPAEWRGGIAQGPDNYILSKTLPVEGGVNRVLVRSATEAGTITLTARSEGLKSATLEVKSHAFPTNDGWSRAFPGEALKGDLARGPTPHGSSITWTRRPVAVSTAESNSDLDPKLAYDDNEATAWIGKKPITFELAREATLNEITMKVGGFRARSYPIRILVGEKEVFFGATSRSLGYITLRLKETTGRYVTIVPLEGGEAMDAFGELTELVDQGNARTGEEDVGESELSIVEIEFYEELR; this is encoded by the coding sequence ATGGGTAACGGCCACTACCTTTGTCGTGCCTCTCTCTGTCTCTTTGTCTTCCTTTGTGTTGGAGCTCTCGAGGGCGCCGACCAGAGGCTCGCTCTCAACTTCAACGCCGACTGGCGAATGGGCGTGGGCGAACACCAAGGGGCGGAACAGGTGGACTTCGACGACTCGCAATTCGAGGCCGTGACCTTGCCGCGAGCGTGGAATGAAGACGACGCCTTTCACCTCGATATCCATAATCACAGGACAGGTGTGGCCTGGTATCGCAAGGACTTCGTGCTGCCCGAGCGGATGAAGGAGGGCAAGGTGTACATCGAGTTCGAAGGCGCCCGGCAATTGGCGGAGGTCTGGGTCAATGGAGAGCGTGTCGGAGCCAATGAGAATGGAGTGATGGCGTTCGGTTTTGATCTAACCCGTTTCGTGCGACCCGCTCCAGAAAAGAACGTCATCGCGGTCCGTACCGACAACGCTTGGGACTACAAGGAGTTTGTTTCCGGTCAAGGCTTTCAGTGGGCCGACCAGAATTTCAACGCCAACTATGGTGGATTGGTTAAGAACGTGAAGCTGCACCTGACGGGAATCCTGCACCAGACCTTGCCTCTGTATTCAAGTCTTGGGTATACGGGCGTGTATGTCTATCCAAGCGACATCGACCTAGAAAACAAAACGGCGATGGTGAACGTGGAGTCCGAAGTCGTTTTCGAGCCGCGACGCGACCAGCCATTCGAATTTGAAATCGAAATTCGAGATCGCGAAGGTAAAACCATCTCCCTCTTCTCGGGAGGCGAATTCGTGGCTCCGCAGCGCGGACGCATCGTCGCCAAAGCATGCAAGGAAGTCGAAGGCCTCGAGTTCTGGAGCTGGGGTTATGGTTATTTGTACGAGGTGATCACTCGTCTGAAGGTGGACGATGTCGTCGTGGATGAAGTGAGCACCACTACCGGTTTCCGCAAGCTGGAGTTTCGAGATGGAATCGTTTGGCTCAACGGACGGGCTCTTCATATTAAGGGCTACGCCCAGCGCACTTCCAACGAGTGGCCAGCTCTCGGCTTGTCCGTGCCTCCTTGGTTGAGCGACTATTCCAATGGCCTTATGGTCGACAACGGCGCCAACATGGTGCGGTGGATGCACGTCACTCCTTGGAAGCAAGACGTCGAATCCTGCGATCGGGTCGGACTTCTGCAGATGCTGCCAGCGGGCGACTCCGAACGGGATGCTGTCGGTAGAAAGTGGCTACAACGCGTCGAGCTCATGCGAGACGCCGTAGTCTACAATCGAAACAACCCAAGTGTAGCAGTCTACGAAGGCGGCAACAAAGGAATCAGCGAGGAGCATATGCGCGAGCTCAAGGCGATTCGCGACCAGTTCGACCCGCATGGCATGCGGGCCATGGGCAGCCGCGAGATGCTTGGTTCGAAGGAGGCGGAGTACGGAGGCGAGATGCTTTACATCAACAAGAGCGCCGATATTCCGCTTTGGCAAAACGAGTACTCGCGTGACGAAGGCTTGAGAAAGTACTGGGATGAGTATTCCCCGCCGTATCATAAAGATGGTGACGGGCCTGACTATCGAGGTCGCCCAGCCCGTTCGTACAATCGCAACCAGGATTCCCATGCCATCGAGAACGTGGTGCGTTGGCATGAGTTTTGGAGGGAACGTCCGGGCACGGGACGTCGTGTGAACGCGGGCGGATTGAATATCATATTTTCGGATACGAACACGCACTACCGCGGGGCGGAAAACTATCGCCGCAGTGGCGAAGTCGATCCTATGCGCATTCCCAAGGATGGTTTCTTCGCCCACCAGGTCATGTGGAGCGGGTGGGTTGATCCGGCCAAGCCCGACGCCTATATCCTCGGGCATTGGAACTATCAGGAAGGCACGGTGAAGGATGTCTACGTCGTCTCCAATACCGATGCGGTGGAGCTGCTCGTGAACGGCAAATCGCTCGGCATGGGCGAGCAAAGTCACCGGTTTCTCTTTACTTTCAGGGACGTTGCTTGGGAGCACGGAACCATCGAAGCGGTGGGCAGGAATGCTGTTGGCGAGACGGTTTGCAGCGCCAGCCACCAGACCGTGGGCGAGCCTGCGGCCTTGCAGCTAACGCTGATCGGGCCGGACGGCGAGCTCCGTGCGGACGGAGCGGATGTATTTCTCGCTCAAGTAGAAGTCGTCGATCGTGACGGCCGCCGCAACCCCATCGCCCTAAACGAGGTCGAGTTCGAGTTGGAAGGGCCAGCGGAATGGCGAGGTGGCATCGCCCAGGGGCCGGACAACTATATCTTATCTAAAACGCTCCCCGTCGAGGGAGGCGTGAATCGCGTGCTGGTTCGCAGCGCCACGGAGGCAGGTACCATCACGCTCACCGCACGATCGGAAGGCTTGAAGTCGGCGACACTCGAGGTGAAGTCGCATGCGTTCCCCACGAACGACGGGTGGAGCCGTGCGTTTCCGGGAGAAGCCCTGAAGGGCGATCTTGCTCGCGGGCCGACACCACATGGTTCGTCGATCACGTGGACGCGTCGTCCGGTAGCGGTTTCAACTGCCGAGTCGAATAGCGATCTCGATCCGAAGCTTGCCTATGACGACAACGAAGCGACCGCATGGATCGGCAAGAAGCCCATCACTTTCGAGCTCGCGAGAGAAGCGACCTTGAACGAGATCACCATGAAGGTGGGAGGCTTCCGAGCCCGCAGCTATCCGATCCGAATTCTGGTCGGCGAGAAGGAAGTCTTTTTCGGGGCGACGTCGCGAAGTCTTGGATACATAACGCTTCGATTGAAGGAAACGACTGGTCGCTACGTGACTATCGTGCCGCTCGAAGGAGGCGAGGCGATGGACGCGTTTGGCGAGCTCACCGAGCTAGTCGATCAGGGCAACGCCCGGACCGGCGAGGAAGACGTAGGCGAGAGCGAGCTGTCCATCGTGGAGATCGAGTTTTACGAGGAGCTGCGGTAG
- a CDS encoding glycoside hydrolase family 3 N-terminal domain-containing protein, which yields MNRKVRNRLVTRLGRWGTYLSVATAIAASAHGAERSGGGAYIDFNKNGQMEVYEDSSRPEEARIDDLISRMNLREKVAQMTTLYGFSRILKDEVPTEKWMDRMWIDGIGNIDEQINGNEGWTQNLPDPENDLPWSRHAAALREIQRWFIENTRLGIPVDFTNEGIRGVMHSKTTSFPAELGVASTWNTNLVREIGRVTGREAKALGYTNVYSPVLDVSRDPRWGRIIESYGEDPFLVGELGLQQVLGIQEQGVASTLKHFAVYGVPKGGRDGHARTDPHVTWSEVNNIYLAPFKKAIVQGGAIGVMSSYNDYDGVPVQASKLFLQDILREEWGFEGYVVSDSGAVEFLYEKHRVAPTPKEAIRMSVEAGLNIRTHFTQPEDYANPLLELVESGRISMDTIDSRVADILRVKFRLGLFDDPYRTEDIDTDAVVRSEENMKVAHQASRESIILLKNEGDLLPLEGDYDKVLVTGPMADDQRAWWSRYGSQRIDYVTPLEGLRNYLDGKSEVIHVKGVEAADENWPLSDVYKEPASEEVLAGIEEAVAAARDVDLIIACVGETDAQCRESQSRISLDLPGYQNELLQALKETGKPVVLVFSNGRPLSAQYAVRNFPAIVEMWFPGEDGGDALADVLFGEYNPAGRLPVTVAQSVGQLPYNFPTKPGAQDVDYGQISGSLFPFGHGLSYTDFEYRDLSLSNVEAAVGDDIEVELTIRNTGDRDGDEVAQLYLRDDYSSATTYERRLVGFKRVHIKKGQSVRVSFTLSREHLEFYITGKGWVVEPGGFTLYAGASSGDLRLRERFSIVDEEGTVPEEGEIKENWVDPI from the coding sequence ATGAACAGAAAAGTTAGAAATCGTCTCGTCACCCGCCTGGGCCGTTGGGGAACCTACTTGAGCGTCGCGACTGCGATCGCCGCAAGCGCCCATGGAGCGGAGCGTTCGGGAGGCGGCGCGTATATCGATTTCAACAAGAATGGGCAGATGGAGGTGTACGAGGATTCCTCGCGTCCTGAAGAAGCCCGCATCGACGACCTGATCTCACGCATGAATTTGCGCGAAAAGGTCGCCCAGATGACCACGCTCTATGGCTTCTCGCGAATCCTTAAGGACGAGGTGCCGACCGAGAAATGGATGGACCGCATGTGGATCGACGGGATAGGAAACATCGACGAGCAGATCAATGGAAACGAGGGCTGGACCCAAAACCTTCCGGATCCGGAAAACGATCTGCCCTGGTCGCGACATGCCGCGGCGTTGCGCGAGATCCAGCGCTGGTTTATCGAAAACACTCGCTTGGGCATTCCGGTAGATTTCACCAACGAAGGCATACGCGGGGTGATGCACTCCAAGACCACCAGCTTCCCGGCCGAGCTGGGCGTGGCCAGCACCTGGAACACGAACTTGGTGCGCGAGATCGGTCGCGTGACGGGCCGCGAAGCGAAGGCGCTCGGCTATACGAACGTGTATTCACCAGTCTTGGACGTCTCGCGCGATCCGCGCTGGGGACGCATCATCGAAAGCTATGGCGAAGATCCTTTTCTCGTGGGCGAGCTCGGCTTGCAGCAAGTATTGGGAATCCAAGAACAGGGAGTGGCCTCGACTTTGAAGCACTTCGCGGTCTACGGCGTACCGAAGGGCGGGCGAGACGGACATGCTCGCACGGATCCGCATGTGACCTGGAGCGAGGTGAACAACATCTATCTCGCTCCCTTCAAAAAGGCCATCGTACAGGGAGGGGCGATTGGCGTGATGTCGTCGTACAACGACTACGACGGCGTTCCCGTGCAGGCGAGCAAGCTGTTTTTGCAGGATATCCTGAGGGAGGAATGGGGCTTCGAAGGTTACGTCGTTTCCGATAGCGGGGCAGTGGAGTTTTTGTACGAAAAGCACCGCGTCGCCCCGACGCCGAAGGAGGCCATACGCATGTCGGTGGAAGCGGGCCTGAATATTCGAACGCACTTCACTCAGCCGGAAGACTATGCGAACCCGCTGCTGGAGCTGGTCGAAAGCGGTAGGATATCTATGGATACCATCGATTCGCGAGTGGCCGACATCTTGCGAGTGAAGTTTCGGCTGGGCCTCTTCGACGATCCGTATCGAACTGAGGATATCGACACCGACGCGGTCGTTCGATCGGAGGAGAATATGAAGGTCGCCCATCAGGCGTCGCGCGAATCCATCATCCTTCTGAAAAACGAGGGCGACCTGCTGCCGCTGGAGGGCGACTACGACAAAGTCCTGGTAACCGGCCCTATGGCGGACGACCAACGAGCTTGGTGGAGTCGTTACGGTTCGCAACGGATCGACTATGTGACGCCGCTCGAGGGACTTCGAAACTATCTGGATGGCAAGAGCGAGGTCATCCACGTCAAAGGCGTCGAGGCGGCGGATGAAAATTGGCCGCTGAGCGATGTCTACAAGGAGCCGGCTTCGGAAGAGGTACTTGCCGGAATCGAGGAAGCGGTGGCTGCCGCCCGGGATGTGGACTTGATCATCGCCTGCGTTGGCGAAACGGACGCTCAGTGTCGGGAATCGCAGAGTCGCATTAGCCTCGATTTGCCTGGCTACCAGAACGAGCTCCTGCAGGCCCTCAAGGAGACCGGCAAGCCCGTGGTGCTGGTCTTCTCGAACGGCCGACCACTCAGCGCGCAGTACGCAGTGCGCAATTTCCCAGCGATCGTGGAGATGTGGTTTCCTGGCGAGGATGGCGGCGATGCGTTGGCGGATGTATTGTTTGGCGAATACAACCCCGCCGGACGTTTGCCGGTCACCGTCGCCCAATCCGTGGGGCAGTTGCCTTACAACTTCCCCACCAAGCCGGGTGCTCAGGACGTGGACTATGGGCAGATTAGCGGTTCGCTGTTCCCCTTTGGACATGGCTTGAGCTATACCGACTTCGAGTATCGCGACTTGTCGTTGAGCAATGTCGAGGCGGCGGTCGGAGACGACATCGAAGTCGAGCTGACGATTCGCAACACGGGTGATCGCGACGGCGACGAAGTGGCTCAGCTGTATCTGAGAGACGACTACAGCAGCGCAACCACCTACGAGCGACGACTGGTGGGCTTCAAGCGCGTGCATATCAAGAAAGGCCAAAGCGTTCGCGTTTCGTTCACCCTCTCTAGGGAACACCTCGAGTTTTATATCACTGGCAAAGGTTGGGTCGTGGAGCCGGGGGGCTTCACGCTATACGCGGGAGCTTCTTCGGGAGACCTACGTCTAAGAGAGCGCTTCTCGATTGTGGACGAGGAAGGGACCGTTCCCGAGGAAGGCGAGATCAAGGAGAACTGGGTAGACCCTATCTAA
- a CDS encoding MFS transporter → MLSETPPSRARRWEAIFLISLVYPLASIQISVATILFPMLKQEFDLSHQQLGTFATIYLLSRAAFGPLWGMLADRFGHKRMLIASLAINGVLVFSTGFVASFDQLLILYSLSILCTVAAEPITYTIASTVFPSSDRGKAFGSMRAVRGLLGGGFILAVGWFGSFEEGWRYALMAFGTVKIAITLALGKRLRSRVESSNRDCNEPKFEWNAFKSVTKKPVFILFTLIHILATGMLMPVFMPTFLVELRGQTLASASALVGAMKICMFFGALLGGVLGDLLERVSPSKGRIVLLQAYAAIFASLNVILFLPDWQHTSVLWTLSLLVSTVFPVGFTGCVLPMLANVVPFHLRSASFAIMASLCQGLSLAGISTAIGSLSEHRGLDNALFLAFSIPYAIIAMVCIALYRYYPSELAARTESANGPAVSPHI, encoded by the coding sequence GTGCTTTCAGAAACGCCACCCTCACGAGCCCGCCGGTGGGAAGCGATCTTCCTGATCTCTCTGGTCTACCCGCTTGCCTCGATCCAGATAAGCGTCGCGACGATTCTCTTTCCCATGCTCAAGCAGGAGTTCGACCTGTCGCACCAGCAACTGGGAACCTTCGCGACGATCTATCTGCTGTCGCGGGCAGCGTTCGGCCCTCTATGGGGAATGCTCGCCGACCGCTTCGGCCATAAGCGCATGCTGATCGCATCCCTGGCGATAAACGGCGTTCTCGTATTCAGCACCGGATTCGTCGCCAGTTTCGATCAGCTTCTGATTCTGTACAGTCTCAGCATACTCTGCACCGTGGCTGCGGAACCCATAACCTACACCATCGCGTCCACGGTGTTTCCCTCCAGCGACAGAGGCAAGGCGTTCGGCTCCATGCGAGCGGTACGGGGATTGCTTGGAGGGGGCTTCATCCTGGCGGTTGGATGGTTTGGCAGTTTCGAAGAAGGCTGGCGCTACGCCTTGATGGCTTTCGGAACCGTAAAGATCGCCATTACCCTAGCGCTGGGCAAACGGCTCCGATCGAGAGTAGAAAGTTCCAATCGAGATTGCAACGAACCGAAATTCGAATGGAACGCATTCAAATCCGTCACCAAGAAGCCAGTATTCATTCTTTTCACACTGATTCACATATTAGCCACCGGCATGTTGATGCCTGTATTCATGCCGACCTTCCTCGTTGAGCTACGGGGCCAGACCTTGGCCTCAGCGAGCGCCCTTGTGGGAGCGATGAAGATTTGCATGTTCTTCGGGGCCCTGCTGGGAGGCGTATTGGGCGACCTACTCGAACGTGTCAGCCCAAGCAAGGGACGAATCGTTCTCCTGCAGGCTTACGCCGCGATCTTCGCCAGTCTCAACGTGATCCTGTTTCTTCCCGACTGGCAGCATACCAGCGTCCTTTGGACGCTATCGCTTCTGGTCAGCACGGTTTTTCCCGTCGGCTTCACGGGATGCGTTCTACCGATGCTGGCCAACGTAGTGCCTTTTCACCTACGAAGCGCAAGTTTCGCCATTATGGCGTCTTTATGCCAAGGCCTGAGCCTAGCCGGCATTTCGACAGCAATCGGCTCCTTATCCGAGCATCGCGGACTGGACAACGCTCTCTTTCTCGCGTTCTCGATCCCCTACGCCATCATCGCCATGGTGTGCATAGCCTTGTATCGCTACTATCCATCCGAACTGGCTGCGAGAACAGAGTCTGCAAATGGTCCAGCCGTGTCGCCTCATATATAG